One Enterococcus silesiacus genomic window carries:
- a CDS encoding ureidoglycolate dehydrogenase (catalyzes the formation of oxalurate from ureidoglycolate), whose amino-acid sequence MNETVVVKPEELHDLIEQKLTTAGLKPEHADEVATHLVFADACGIHSHGAVRVEYYAEQIDKGGVTLDPKIEFEETGPSSGIVHGKNGAGQFVADVGLGYAIDMAKKSGVAAVGISKISHSGALSYYVKKAAQQDLIAIAMCQSDPMVVPFGGKENYFGTNPIAFAAPRKGHEPVVFDMATTVQAWGKVLDARSKNKDIPDTWAVDKEGKPTTDPHKVNGLLPIAGPKGYGLMMMVDILSGMLLGLPFGKHVSSMYDDISKGRNVGQMYILIDPKRFTDLDMFKESVDGMVEELHEIPAADGFEQVYYPGEINQINYEKSMTDGIDIVKDIYDYLKSDTLHYDRYENTNAFGEKK is encoded by the coding sequence ATGAATGAAACTGTTGTAGTGAAACCAGAAGAATTGCATGATTTGATCGAACAAAAATTAACAACAGCTGGTTTAAAACCAGAGCATGCAGATGAAGTGGCGACACATTTGGTATTTGCGGATGCATGTGGTATCCACTCGCATGGAGCTGTTAGAGTAGAATATTATGCGGAACAAATTGACAAGGGCGGCGTGACGCTTGATCCCAAAATTGAATTTGAGGAAACTGGACCAAGTTCAGGAATTGTTCATGGTAAAAACGGCGCAGGTCAATTCGTTGCAGATGTTGGTCTTGGTTATGCGATTGACATGGCAAAAAAATCAGGTGTTGCAGCTGTTGGAATCTCTAAAATCAGCCATAGCGGAGCGTTATCTTACTATGTGAAAAAAGCTGCGCAACAAGATTTGATTGCAATCGCAATGTGTCAATCAGATCCGATGGTGGTACCATTTGGCGGAAAAGAAAATTATTTTGGGACTAATCCGATTGCTTTTGCAGCACCTAGAAAAGGGCACGAGCCTGTTGTCTTTGATATGGCAACAACCGTTCAAGCTTGGGGCAAAGTCTTGGATGCTCGTTCTAAAAATAAAGATATCCCAGATACTTGGGCAGTTGATAAAGAAGGTAAACCCACAACGGATCCTCATAAAGTCAATGGATTACTACCGATTGCCGGACCAAAAGGCTACGGCTTAATGATGATGGTAGATATTTTATCAGGTATGCTTTTAGGCTTGCCATTTGGCAAACACGTTTCTTCAATGTATGACGATATCAGCAAAGGACGTAATGTTGGTCAAATGTATATTTTGATCGATCCAAAACGTTTTACTGACTTAGATATGTTCAAAGAATCAGTAGACGGCATGGTGGAAGAGCTACATGAGATTCCAGCAGCAGATGGATTTGAACAAGTATATTATCCTGGAGAAATCAATCAAATCAATTATGAAAAATCAATGACAGATGGTATCGACATCGTTAAAGATATCTATGACTATTTAAAGAGCGATACACTTCATTATGATCGATATGAAAATACGAATGCTTTTGGTGAAAAAAAATAG
- a CDS encoding (S)-ureidoglycine aminohydrolase, translated as MGYKNNQTGYLDGLLSSRAVIKKNNYALIPHDGLVNNVIPGFENCDCSILGSKQLGANFVDYIITMHKDGKNQRGFGGEGVETIVYVIDGVLNVNDGTETHKLTKGGYAYLPVSTLMYLENGQDADTEIFLYKKRYQPLEGYEAHKVVGNVNDMEPIEYEGMKDVLLWDFLPKDLGFDMNFHILSFEPGASHGYIETHYQEHGAYLLSGQGMYNLDNEWMPVEKGDYIFMSSYVQQAAYAVGRDEPLMYVYSKDCNRDPEI; from the coding sequence ATGGGTTATAAAAATAATCAAACAGGCTATTTGGACGGATTATTGTCTTCTAGAGCTGTGATCAAAAAAAATAATTACGCATTGATTCCTCATGATGGATTAGTAAATAATGTGATTCCAGGTTTTGAAAACTGTGATTGCTCGATTTTAGGTTCAAAACAGTTAGGAGCAAATTTCGTAGACTACATCATCACAATGCACAAAGATGGTAAAAATCAACGTGGTTTTGGTGGAGAAGGGGTTGAAACGATCGTTTATGTGATCGATGGTGTTTTAAATGTTAATGATGGCACTGAAACACATAAATTAACAAAAGGCGGCTATGCTTACTTACCAGTCAGCACGTTAATGTATCTAGAAAATGGTCAAGATGCAGATACAGAAATTTTCTTATACAAAAAACGCTATCAACCATTAGAAGGCTATGAAGCACATAAAGTAGTCGGTAATGTCAATGATATGGAACCAATTGAATATGAAGGTATGAAAGACGTTCTTTTATGGGATTTCTTACCGAAAGATTTAGGTTTTGATATGAACTTCCACATCCTTTCGTTTGAACCAGGTGCAAGTCATGGCTATATCGAAACACACTATCAAGAACATGGCGCATATTTACTTTCTGGTCAAGGAATGTATAACTTAGATAATGAGTGGATGCCAGTCGAAAAAGGCGATTATATCTTTATGAGTTCATACGTACAACAAGCAGCCTATGCTGTCGGCCGGGATGAGCCATTGATGTACGTTTATTCCAAAGATTGTAACCGTGATCCAGAAATATAA
- a CDS encoding ureidoglycolate dehydrogenase (catalyzes the formation of oxalurate from ureidoglycolate): MRVKKADLHQLIKDKIQKAGLSEEHAGIVSDVLTFADARGIHSHGAMRVEYYSERIAKGGITNDPTFSFKQTAPSCGMFEGDNGSGFVAAEKAMDLAIEMAKKNGVAVVGVRNISHSGALAYYVERAAEQDMVALSVCQSDPMVVPFGGSEPYFGTNPIAFAAPSNDERVITFDMATTVQAWGKILHARSKKEAIPDTWAVDAKGNPTTDSTAVNALLPIAGPKGYGLMMMVDILSGILLGVPFGKHVSSMYHDLSKGRELGQLHIVINPDFFIGLDVFKKNISTMLDELKEISPSPGFTEVNYPGERGRAREKNYEENGIEIVDDIYEYLISDDIHYDRYDHKNKFAE; the protein is encoded by the coding sequence ATGAGAGTAAAAAAAGCAGATTTACATCAACTAATCAAAGATAAAATACAAAAAGCTGGTTTATCAGAAGAACATGCAGGAATCGTAAGTGATGTGTTAACCTTTGCAGATGCTAGAGGAATTCATTCTCACGGTGCGATGCGTGTGGAATATTATTCAGAACGAATTGCCAAAGGCGGCATCACCAACGATCCTACTTTTTCTTTTAAACAAACTGCTCCTAGCTGTGGTATGTTTGAAGGCGATAATGGTTCTGGTTTTGTTGCAGCAGAAAAAGCCATGGATCTAGCGATTGAAATGGCGAAGAAAAATGGTGTAGCTGTTGTTGGAGTCCGTAATATCTCTCATAGCGGAGCGCTTGCCTATTATGTAGAAAGAGCTGCAGAACAAGATATGGTAGCCCTTTCTGTTTGCCAATCTGATCCAATGGTTGTACCGTTTGGTGGAAGTGAACCTTACTTTGGCACAAACCCAATTGCCTTTGCTGCACCTAGTAATGATGAGCGTGTTATTACATTTGATATGGCAACAACAGTTCAGGCCTGGGGAAAAATTCTGCATGCTCGTTCTAAAAAAGAAGCTATACCGGATACTTGGGCAGTCGATGCCAAAGGAAATCCGACAACTGATTCAACAGCAGTCAATGCACTGCTACCGATTGCTGGACCTAAAGGCTATGGCTTGATGATGATGGTGGATATTTTATCTGGTATTTTACTAGGCGTGCCATTTGGCAAACACGTTTCTTCCATGTATCATGATCTATCTAAAGGCCGCGAATTAGGTCAGCTTCATATTGTGATCAATCCAGACTTCTTTATTGGTTTAGATGTGTTCAAAAAGAATATCTCAACAATGTTGGATGAGTTAAAAGAAATTAGCCCAAGTCCTGGGTTTACTGAAGTTAACTATCCTGGTGAACGAGGACGTGCACGTGAAAAAAATTATGAAGAAAATGGAATCGAAATTGTGGATGATATTTACGAATATTTAATCAGTGACGATATTCATTATGATCGCTATGATCATAAAAATAAGTTTGCAGAATAA
- a CDS encoding glucosamine-fructose-6-phosphate aminotransferase, with translation MLKFNETKQIEDIKGALALRPEVEKIVDEVWKKGFDSIYYLGIGGTYASAMQAVTYINGKSNLPAYVQHAAEYYTTGNRRLTKDSIVILSSVTGTTQEVVKAVEEIKTVGATLIGFIDAKGSILAGKCDYVVTYPAPGTEQIKFFMLADRLMKNNGEFDDYEEYYQELEEYLPVGLVDAEKKADDFGLKFAQTHRHDDMHYFIGAGNQWGAVYSYAMCYWEEQSWLRSKSIHAAEFLHGTLEIVDETTAVTVFIGEDEQRPLSERVANLLPRICANYTIIDSKDYPVAGISEKYRGRVLSFLLMHCVTQRIDAHVEQLNCHPLDIRRYYRQFDY, from the coding sequence ATGTTAAAATTTAACGAAACAAAGCAAATCGAAGATATCAAAGGGGCTTTAGCACTACGTCCAGAAGTTGAAAAAATTGTTGACGAAGTTTGGAAAAAAGGATTTGATTCTATTTATTATCTAGGCATCGGCGGAACCTATGCTTCAGCGATGCAAGCAGTCACTTATATTAATGGAAAAAGTAATTTACCTGCTTATGTACAGCATGCCGCTGAATATTATACAACTGGCAATCGTCGCTTAACCAAAGATTCAATCGTTATTTTGTCTTCTGTAACCGGCACAACCCAAGAAGTTGTTAAAGCGGTAGAAGAAATTAAAACTGTTGGCGCAACTTTGATCGGTTTTATTGATGCAAAAGGGAGTATTTTAGCTGGAAAATGTGACTATGTGGTGACATATCCAGCGCCAGGAACAGAACAAATCAAGTTTTTTATGCTAGCAGATCGATTGATGAAAAATAATGGCGAATTTGACGATTATGAAGAATATTATCAAGAACTAGAAGAATATCTTCCCGTTGGTTTAGTTGATGCTGAGAAAAAAGCGGATGACTTTGGGTTGAAATTTGCCCAAACGCACCGTCACGATGATATGCATTATTTTATCGGTGCTGGTAATCAATGGGGTGCAGTTTATTCTTATGCAATGTGCTACTGGGAAGAACAAAGTTGGTTACGTTCAAAATCGATTCACGCTGCTGAGTTTTTACACGGTACGTTAGAAATCGTAGACGAAACAACGGCTGTGACAGTATTTATTGGCGAGGATGAACAACGGCCATTGTCTGAAAGAGTAGCGAATTTGTTACCGCGTATTTGCGCTAACTATACGATTATTGATTCAAAGGATTATCCAGTTGCGGGAATTAGTGAAAAATATCGTGGACGAGTTTTGTCGTTCTTGTTGATGCATTGTGTAACACAACGAATCGATGCTCATGTTGAACAACTGAATTGCCATCCGTTAGATATTAGACGTTATTATCGTCAGTTTGATTATTAA
- a CDS encoding carbamate kinase, whose amino-acid sequence MANRVVIALGGNAILKPNQEATLEVQLDNVKVSADLVARIEEIDYEIVLTHGNGPQVGNILRQNEEAKDVVPPFPLDVCNAESQGFIGYMLEQSLKNSLETKGLTSNVITLLTQTEVSADDEAFNNPNKPIGIFYSEEEAKQMEQEKKWVMMEDAGRGYRRVVPSPQPKAIHGVDAIVNLLSRNTIVIAGGGGGIPVVRDQDGLLKGIEAVIDKDRTGKKLAEQIDANVFMMLTDVSNVYINYGKENQEKLETISVKQAQQYMDEGHFADGSMGPKMEAAIGFAAQGKTAIICSLEEADQALLGKAGTRITG is encoded by the coding sequence ATGGCAAATCGTGTCGTGATCGCATTGGGAGGCAATGCAATTTTAAAACCAAACCAAGAAGCAACACTTGAGGTACAATTAGACAATGTCAAAGTCAGTGCTGACTTGGTTGCGAGAATAGAAGAAATAGATTATGAAATCGTTTTAACTCATGGGAATGGTCCACAAGTTGGAAATATTCTAAGACAAAATGAAGAAGCAAAAGATGTTGTACCACCGTTTCCTTTAGATGTATGTAATGCGGAATCGCAAGGTTTTATTGGGTATATGTTAGAACAAAGCTTGAAAAATTCATTGGAAACAAAAGGGTTGACGAGTAATGTTATTACGTTATTAACGCAAACGGAAGTGTCAGCTGATGATGAAGCATTTAATAATCCAAACAAACCAATCGGGATTTTTTATTCTGAAGAAGAAGCAAAACAAATGGAGCAAGAGAAAAAATGGGTAATGATGGAAGATGCTGGGCGTGGCTATCGCCGTGTCGTGCCTTCACCACAGCCCAAAGCGATTCATGGTGTAGATGCAATCGTTAATTTACTAAGTCGCAATACGATCGTGATTGCAGGCGGTGGCGGCGGTATTCCTGTCGTTCGTGATCAAGATGGTTTGCTAAAAGGAATCGAAGCGGTTATCGATAAAGATCGCACAGGTAAAAAACTAGCGGAGCAAATCGATGCTAATGTCTTTATGATGTTGACGGATGTAAGCAATGTTTATATCAATTATGGTAAAGAGAACCAAGAAAAATTAGAAACAATTTCTGTAAAACAAGCACAACAATATATGGACGAAGGTCATTTTGCTGATGGTAGTATGGGTCCAAAAATGGAAGCAGCTATCGGCTTTGCAGCGCAAGGCAAGACGGCAATTATTTGTTCGTTAGAAGAAGCAGACCAAGCTTTATTAGGTAAAGCTGGAACAAGAATCACCGGATAA
- a CDS encoding transcriptional regulator, whose protein sequence is MTTLEDLLKIPRFSDLKLLTNPRKADTVVESIEISETPDVANFIPKKIFLLTTAMVYKNNQKDLIALIDSLKEQEAAGIGIKVGRFIETIDPAIVDYANQIDFPVVQVPSTQPLGALLHQLLNYLWDTKTEQLSYALDIQKRFSDLLIHDVSIARFIADFGKMINTPVILLSPYRKVIAHSKHFTQTSKPAEYYVEQLVSKYDNWNEDSHASFMIQDLNQEPLQIAGFSVIVNSYFPHYLLILNPQQVPYPMSEFAVEQACLVLSFMLYKNQKVQESLDFLKSDFLAQLIEYQQTPHQSRRDWLDLGTNYGLKKSTQYQVVYALCTQTTTTETKIKYQQEESDVAFQWLQETLPPRIKHISIFKVKNTNHLAILIQSKVDDLEKILTELSLELSEKLPITLTFALGNLYESVEQIANSFIEAKTAHEEMLTMTDGSLTHRYHPKGMKSLFEKMSLEDIHYFCETTLKDLAYPVEDSFIELRKTLQCYLSFQCEISKTAKEMYLHRNTIKYRIDHCAKLLGKSVQDPTNSLNLRLALELSERSNQHQ, encoded by the coding sequence TTGACCACTTTAGAAGATTTATTAAAAATACCAAGATTTTCCGATCTAAAATTATTAACAAATCCTAGAAAAGCCGATACGGTCGTTGAAAGTATCGAGATTTCTGAAACGCCTGATGTGGCCAATTTTATTCCGAAGAAAATTTTTCTTTTAACAACTGCTATGGTTTATAAAAATAATCAAAAGGATTTAATTGCCTTAATCGATTCTTTAAAAGAACAAGAAGCTGCAGGGATCGGTATAAAAGTTGGCCGTTTTATTGAAACAATTGACCCAGCTATTGTAGATTATGCAAATCAGATCGATTTTCCAGTTGTTCAAGTGCCAAGTACTCAACCATTAGGGGCTTTGTTGCATCAGCTGCTAAATTACCTGTGGGATACCAAAACCGAGCAATTGAGTTATGCTTTAGATATTCAAAAACGCTTTTCTGATTTACTGATTCATGATGTGAGTATTGCTCGTTTTATTGCTGATTTTGGTAAAATGATCAACACCCCTGTGATCTTATTAAGTCCTTATCGAAAAGTGATCGCTCATTCAAAACATTTTACACAGACGTCAAAGCCTGCTGAGTATTATGTTGAACAACTAGTCAGTAAATACGATAATTGGAACGAAGATAGTCACGCTTCCTTTATGATCCAAGATTTGAACCAAGAGCCACTTCAAATCGCTGGATTTTCAGTTATTGTCAATAGCTATTTTCCACACTACTTACTTATTTTGAATCCACAACAGGTGCCTTATCCAATGTCAGAATTTGCCGTTGAACAAGCTTGTTTAGTCTTGTCCTTTATGCTCTACAAAAATCAAAAAGTCCAGGAATCATTAGATTTTCTTAAAAGTGATTTTTTAGCTCAGCTAATCGAATATCAACAAACACCTCACCAATCTAGACGTGATTGGCTCGATCTTGGTACAAATTATGGCTTAAAGAAAAGTACACAGTATCAAGTCGTTTATGCTCTGTGTACTCAAACAACGACTACTGAAACTAAGATAAAATACCAACAAGAAGAAAGTGATGTCGCCTTTCAATGGTTGCAGGAAACATTACCACCTAGAATCAAACATATTAGCATTTTTAAAGTAAAAAATACAAATCACTTAGCTATTTTGATTCAAAGTAAGGTAGATGATTTAGAAAAGATTTTAACCGAATTATCATTAGAACTTTCCGAAAAACTTCCGATCACGTTAACATTTGCTTTAGGTAATTTGTATGAGAGTGTTGAACAAATCGCCAACTCATTCATTGAAGCAAAAACGGCTCATGAAGAAATGCTGACAATGACAGATGGCTCTTTGACCCATCGCTATCATCCTAAAGGGATGAAAAGTTTATTTGAAAAAATGAGTCTTGAAGATATTCATTATTTCTGTGAAACAACCTTAAAAGATCTTGCTTATCCCGTTGAAGATTCATTTATCGAACTACGTAAAACCTTGCAGTGTTACTTAAGTTTTCAATGTGAAATATCAAAAACGGCTAAAGAAATGTATTTACACCGTAATACAATCAAATATAGAATCGATCATTGCGCCAAATTACTTGGGAAAAGTGTTCAAGACCCAACAAATAGTTTAAATTTACGTTTAGCTTTAGAATTATCTGAACGCTCAAATCAACATCAATAA
- a CDS encoding aminotransferase V: MFSEISVPSRTIMTPGPVEAHPVALRAMSASILGQFDPAFLQIMDEVKEMIKIPFGTKNEQAFAVDGTSRSGLEAALIALIEPGDKVLIPVYGRFAYLLGEICERAKAEIHYLEKEWDAPFEQETVIEEIKKFQPKIVAMVHGETANGQMQSMEKIGQHCQANDIFFVVDMVATYGGVPLEVDAWGVDIAIAGTQKCVSVPSGLSLITYNDRVEQVLTSRYQKELGLSKDIRNDNHISSNYLDLSQLQRYWSEERINHHTEATSMIYGLHEGLRMLIKEGMANVYARHAQNDQAIIAGIKAMGLGFYGDLTTKMPTVTPIMIPDGIDGEQVRALMLDEFGVEIASSFGALQGKVWRIGNMGYSSRKSNVLHVLSALEGALNYFDADIAKGEAVKAALTIYKQ, from the coding sequence ATGTTTTCAGAAATATCAGTACCAAGCAGAACCATCATGACTCCAGGACCAGTTGAAGCTCATCCTGTAGCACTAAGAGCGATGTCCGCTTCTATTTTAGGGCAATTTGATCCAGCCTTTTTACAAATTATGGATGAAGTAAAAGAAATGATTAAGATACCTTTTGGAACAAAGAATGAGCAAGCTTTTGCAGTCGATGGAACATCTCGTTCTGGATTAGAAGCGGCCTTGATCGCCTTGATTGAACCTGGGGATAAAGTTTTGATTCCAGTGTATGGTCGTTTTGCGTATCTTTTAGGCGAAATTTGTGAACGTGCTAAAGCAGAGATTCACTACCTTGAAAAAGAATGGGATGCACCATTTGAGCAAGAAACAGTAATTGAAGAGATCAAGAAGTTTCAACCGAAAATCGTTGCTATGGTTCATGGTGAGACGGCTAACGGTCAAATGCAATCAATGGAAAAAATTGGACAACATTGTCAAGCCAATGACATTTTCTTTGTTGTAGATATGGTTGCAACCTATGGAGGCGTGCCTCTTGAAGTCGATGCTTGGGGCGTAGATATCGCAATTGCAGGAACTCAAAAATGTGTGAGCGTACCTTCAGGTTTATCATTGATCACTTACAATGACCGAGTAGAACAGGTCCTTACTAGTCGTTATCAAAAAGAATTAGGCTTAAGTAAAGATATCCGTAATGACAATCATATCAGTAGCAATTACCTTGATTTAAGCCAGTTACAGCGCTATTGGAGCGAAGAACGAATCAATCATCATACTGAAGCGACAAGCATGATCTATGGACTGCATGAAGGCTTACGCATGCTAATCAAAGAAGGGATGGCTAATGTTTACGCTCGTCATGCACAAAATGATCAAGCAATCATTGCTGGAATAAAAGCGATGGGATTAGGTTTTTACGGAGATTTAACAACTAAAATGCCAACAGTCACACCAATTATGATTCCTGATGGAATTGATGGGGAGCAAGTTCGAGCATTAATGTTAGATGAATTCGGTGTCGAAATTGCCTCATCTTTTGGTGCGCTGCAAGGAAAAGTTTGGCGTATTGGAAACATGGGTTATAGCAGCAGAAAATCAAATGTTCTGCATGTATTGTCAGCCTTAGAAGGAGCCCTTAATTACTTTGATGCAGATATTGCCAAAGGCGAAGCAGTCAAAGCAGCGTTAACTATTTATAAACAATAG
- the tig gene encoding trigger factor (Tig; RopA; peptidyl-prolyl cis/trans isomerase; promotes folding of newly synthesized proteins; binds ribosomal 50S subunit; forms a homodimer) — MSAKFEKKGTNDGVLTFSVDQTLIEKGLKQAFDKVKKNLNVPGFRKGKVSRQVFNRMYGEEALYEDALNAVLPEVYEAAVKEAGIDPVSQPKIDVESMNKGEDWVVTAEVTVKPEVKLGEYKNLTVEKQDREVTDEDVDARIQRELEAQAELVIKEDEAAVDGDTVVIDFEGFKDGEAFEGGKGENYSLELGSNSFIPGFEEQLVGKKAGEDVEVKVTFPEDYQAEDLAGKEAVFQVKIHEVKAKELPTLDDEFAKDVDDSVESLDELKEKYRNELTESKEAAATEAKDEAAIRQAVDNAEIVDLPHVMVHDEVHRSMDEFLNNMQRQGIAPDMYYQLTGTTEADLHKQFEAEAEVRTKTNLVIEAIAKAEDIEVSQEDMDNEIKDLSEQYNMPIDQVKKVLTEDMLKHDIRMKRAVEVITETATEK; from the coding sequence ATGTCTGCGAAATTTGAAAAAAAAGGCACCAATGATGGTGTGTTAACTTTTTCAGTTGATCAAACTCTAATTGAAAAAGGCTTGAAACAAGCGTTCGATAAAGTTAAAAAAAATCTTAACGTACCTGGATTCCGTAAAGGGAAAGTGTCACGTCAAGTATTCAACCGTATGTACGGCGAAGAAGCATTATATGAAGATGCTTTGAACGCAGTGTTACCAGAAGTCTACGAAGCAGCTGTTAAAGAAGCTGGAATTGATCCTGTCTCTCAACCTAAAATTGATGTTGAAAGCATGAACAAAGGTGAAGATTGGGTTGTAACTGCTGAAGTAACTGTAAAACCTGAAGTAAAATTAGGCGAATACAAAAACTTAACAGTTGAAAAACAAGACCGTGAAGTAACAGACGAAGACGTAGATGCACGCATCCAACGTGAACTAGAAGCACAAGCTGAACTAGTAATCAAAGAAGACGAAGCAGCTGTTGATGGCGACACTGTCGTGATCGACTTTGAAGGATTCAAAGACGGAGAAGCTTTTGAAGGCGGAAAAGGTGAAAACTATTCTCTTGAATTAGGTTCTAACTCTTTCATCCCAGGCTTTGAAGAACAATTAGTTGGTAAAAAAGCAGGCGAAGATGTTGAAGTAAAAGTAACATTCCCAGAAGATTACCAAGCAGAAGATTTAGCTGGTAAAGAAGCTGTATTCCAAGTGAAAATTCACGAAGTGAAAGCAAAAGAATTACCAACTTTAGATGATGAATTTGCTAAAGACGTTGACGATTCAGTAGAATCATTAGACGAATTAAAAGAAAAATACCGTAACGAATTAACGGAATCTAAAGAAGCTGCGGCAACAGAAGCGAAAGACGAAGCTGCTATCCGTCAAGCTGTTGATAATGCAGAAATCGTTGATCTTCCACATGTAATGGTACATGATGAAGTTCACCGTTCAATGGATGAATTCTTAAACAACATGCAACGTCAAGGAATCGCTCCAGATATGTACTATCAATTAACTGGAACAACTGAAGCTGACTTGCACAAACAATTTGAAGCAGAAGCAGAAGTTCGTACGAAAACAAATCTTGTGATCGAAGCGATCGCTAAAGCTGAAGATATCGAAGTATCTCAAGAAGATATGGACAACGAAATTAAAGACTTGTCAGAACAATACAATATGCCGATTGATCAAGTGAAAAAAGTCTTAACAGAAGACATGTTGAAACATGACATCCGCATGAAACGTGCAGTAGAAGTGATTACTGAAACTGCAACTGAAAAATAA
- a CDS encoding allantoate amidohydrolase, protein MDLKKVLQENIDHLSSIGNDPTGGMTRLLYSDSWLEAQKSVKEKLEAIGMAASFDEIGNLFGRVEGTEYPEETILSGSHIDTVVNGGNLDGQFGVIAAYVAIQYLLETHGKPKRSLEVISMAEEEGSRFPTVFWGSKNFVGEAKKADVIEIADFEGLKFVEEMQRHGFDFRDENKAARDDIKAFVEIHIEQGTVLEKEQLQIGVVNNIAGQRRYTIVLKGEANHAGTTPMGYRKDAVYGFAKICSEAIDRALEVGDPLVLTFGKVEPKPNTVNVVPGEVLFTMDCRHTDSGELHSFTQEIEQLMRDIAAQHGLEIDIDLWMDEAPVPMNEEIVTAIETAAIAENMKYKVMHSGAGHDSQIIAPNFPTAMIFVPSINGISHNPAEATDIDDLVNGVKVLASTLYELAYK, encoded by the coding sequence ATGGATTTAAAAAAAGTTTTACAAGAAAATATCGATCATTTATCTAGTATTGGCAACGACCCAACCGGTGGGATGACACGTTTATTGTATTCTGATTCTTGGTTGGAAGCACAAAAATCTGTAAAAGAAAAATTAGAAGCAATTGGTATGGCCGCTTCATTTGATGAAATCGGTAACCTCTTTGGTAGAGTAGAAGGTACAGAATATCCAGAAGAGACCATTCTATCAGGTTCTCACATCGATACCGTTGTTAACGGCGGGAATTTAGATGGTCAATTTGGGGTTATTGCAGCATATGTTGCGATTCAGTATTTACTAGAAACACACGGTAAACCAAAACGTTCATTAGAAGTTATTTCAATGGCAGAAGAAGAAGGCAGTCGTTTCCCTACAGTATTTTGGGGTAGTAAAAACTTTGTCGGTGAAGCGAAAAAAGCAGATGTTATTGAAATTGCTGACTTTGAAGGGTTGAAGTTTGTTGAGGAAATGCAGCGTCATGGTTTTGACTTCAGAGATGAAAATAAAGCCGCTAGAGATGACATTAAAGCTTTTGTGGAGATTCACATTGAACAAGGAACAGTACTAGAAAAAGAACAATTACAAATTGGTGTTGTAAATAATATTGCTGGACAAAGACGTTATACGATCGTCTTAAAAGGTGAAGCAAATCATGCAGGGACAACTCCAATGGGCTATCGTAAAGATGCTGTTTATGGTTTCGCAAAAATTTGTTCCGAAGCAATCGATCGCGCTTTAGAAGTCGGTGATCCTCTTGTATTGACTTTTGGTAAAGTTGAACCGAAACCTAATACAGTCAATGTTGTTCCAGGAGAAGTACTATTTACAATGGATTGCCGTCATACAGACAGTGGTGAGCTTCACTCATTTACACAAGAAATCGAACAATTGATGAGAGATATTGCAGCACAACATGGTTTGGAAATCGATATCGATCTATGGATGGATGAAGCACCAGTTCCAATGAATGAAGAAATCGTAACAGCAATCGAAACAGCGGCTATTGCCGAAAATATGAAATATAAAGTTATGCATAGTGGAGCAGGTCATGATTCTCAAATCATTGCACCGAACTTCCCAACAGCGATGATTTTTGTACCAAGTATCAACGGTATCAGCCATAATCCAGCTGAAGCGACAGACATTGACGATTTAGTCAACGGTGTCAAAGTTTTAGCTAGCACATTATACGAATTAGCTTATAAATAA